One stretch of Mobula birostris isolate sMobBir1 chromosome 5, sMobBir1.hap1, whole genome shotgun sequence DNA includes these proteins:
- the LOC140198161 gene encoding uncharacterized protein isoform X2: MASLPKWKAQLLERKRRDEEEGRRKEEEELARLASIPAWKKEVMERRRRSRLGPRPHPAPQPPDQAEESLPAGSGDPGTQEASVLCEAIAPVNRNPFVRQERRRWDEGAGAGRGPGVRPRQLSPPPPLPSAQAGWAAAVEQPGRRVGTHRRPLAPEPLTRSVEDLSCLGREQEEAEGEEEEEEREQEPRRGRVSRLLSRFGQRRGVTTRSRSTEPLPRLPSLPLTRGPSRGGPPPEARKPEPPPPTSSLPLTDGNHVEEGAGSVGERPAERPWEDEQGAGLPGEVSEAQEAEPPPLALPLPTAHPPEPEACGSPGAGSHLELQPISSSSPSCAGPASDCLPAAAAATAASCPAAAEWAGGGGGEAEAEGDGPWAQEAEVSPDRPESPEQPAPHQDLAMSGLRGSEGEKQEARLIARPGLATQSPGRSPRTEPGEGQGPRGLWGGCRPGLTPQRKAGRTITINPRKMAASKAAAATAENGTEAPPATAPSPAAPAKKRYPTAEEILVIGGYLSLRRSCLVKAGATRRKLNISFNESESIFEYPSELALLAEFGTGEDEVLPQVREPQEEEEEEEEEALVSRREAPGSPVVRRAVRRKPLLVDESCR; encoded by the exons ATGGCCTCCCTCCCGAAGTGGAAGGCGCAGCTTTtggagaggaagaggagggatgaggaggagggcaggaggaaggaggaggaggaactgGCGAGGCTGGCCAGCATCCCGGCCTGGAAGAAGGAGGTGATGGAACGGCGGAGGAGGAGTCGCCTGGGCCCCCGGCCACACCCGGCCCCGCAGCCTCCGGACCAGGCCGAGGAGTCCCTCCCCGCGGGCTCCGGCGATCCTGGTACCCAGGAGGCGTCGGTGCTGTGCGAGGCCATCGCCCCCGTCAACCGCAACCCCTTCGTGAGGCAGGAGAGAAGGCGATGGGACGAGGGGGCAGGGGCGGGGCGGGGTCCCGGGGTCAGGCCTCGGCAGCTGTCGCcgccccctcctctcccctcggCCCAGGCGGGCTGGGCTGCCGCGGTAGAGCAGCCGGGCAGGAGGGTGGGCACGCACAGGCGCCCCCTGGCCCCAGAGCCCCTGACCCGGAGCGTAGAGGACCTGAGCTGTTTGGGGAGGGAGCAGGAGGAGGCGGAGggcgaggaggaggaggaggagagggagcaggagCCCCGGCGGGGGAGGGTCAGTCGACTGCTGAGCCGCTTTGGCCAGCGACGGGGTGTGACCACCCGCTCCCGCAGCACCGAGCCCCTCCCGCGGCTCCCCTCGCTCCCCTTGACCCGCGGCCCCTCCCGCGGGGGGCCACCCCCAGAGGCACGGAAGCCTgagcctccccctcccacctcctcctTGCCCCTGACGGACGGCAACCATGTGGAGGAGGGCGCTGGCTCGGTGGGAGAACGGCCGGCGGAGAGGCCCTGGGAGGACGAGCAGGGTGCAGGGCTCCCGGGGGAGGTGAGCGAAGCCCAGGAGGCCGAGCCGCCCCCCCtagccctccccctccccactgccCACCCACCCGAGCCTGAGGCCTGCGGTAGCCCCGGAGCCGGCAGCCATCTGGAGCTGCAGCCAATCAGCAGCTCTTCCCCTTCCTGTGCCGGGCCGGCCTCCGACTGCCTGCCTGCGGCAGCTGCAGCCACAGCCGCTTCCTGCCCTGCTGCAGCGGAGTGGGCAggcggaggaggaggagaggcagAAGCGGAGGGAGATGGGCCCTGGGCCCAGGAGGCCGAAGTAAGCCCGGACAGGCCCGAGTCCCCCGAGCAGCCGGCCCCCCACCAGGACTTGGCCATGAGCGGGTTGCGGGGGTCCGAGGGAGAGAAGCAGGAGGCCCGGCTAATCGCTAGGCCCGGGCTGGCGACCCAGAGCCCAGGCCGGAGCCCCAGGACGGAGCCTGGCGAAGGGCAGGGGCCCCGCGGATTGTGGGGGGGATGCCGGCCGGGCCTCACTCCGCAGAGGAAAGCGGGGCGCACCATCACCATCAACCCCCGAAAGATGGCGGCCAGCAAGGCAGCAGCGGCAACGGCGGAGAACGGCACGGAGGCACCCCCGGCCACCGCACCGTCCCCAGCAGCGCCGGCCAAGAAGAGGTACCCGACGGCCGAGGAGATCCTGGTGATCGGCGGCTACCTGAGCCTGCGAAGGTCTTGCCTGGTGAAGGCTGGGGCAACCCGGAGGAAG TTGAACATCTCTTTTAACGAGTCTGAGTCCATCTTCGAGTACCCGTCGGAGCTGGCGCTGCTGGCGGAGTTTGGCACAGGCGAGGACGAGGTGCTGCCCCAGGTCCGAGAGCctcaggaggaagaggaggaggaggaggaagaggcatTGGTCTCTCGCCGGGAGGCGCCTGGCTCGCCCGTGGTCAGAAGGGCAGTCCGCAGGAAACCGCTGCTTGTAG
- the LOC140198161 gene encoding uncharacterized protein isoform X1, with amino-acid sequence MASLPKWKAQLLERKRRDEEEGRRKEEEELARLASIPAWKKEVMERRRRSRLGPRPHPAPQPPDQAEESLPAGSGDPGTQEASVLCEAIAPVNRNPFVRQERRRWDEGAGAGRGPGVRPRQLSPPPPLPSAQAGWAAAVEQPGRRVGTHRRPLAPEPLTRSVEDLSCLGREQEEAEGEEEEEEREQEPRRGRVSRLLSRFGQRRGVTTRSRSTEPLPRLPSLPLTRGPSRGGPPPEARKPEPPPPTSSLPLTDGNHVEEGAGSVGERPAERPWEDEQGAGLPGEVSEAQEAEPPPLALPLPTAHPPEPEACGSPGAGSHLELQPISSSSPSCAGPASDCLPAAAAATAASCPAAAEWAGGGGGEAEAEGDGPWAQEAEVSPDRPESPEQPAPHQDLAMSGLRGSEGEKQEARLIARPGLATQSPGRSPRTEPGEGQGPRGLWGGCRPGLTPQRKAGRTITINPRKMAASKAAAATAENGTEAPPATAPSPAAPAKKRYPTAEEILVIGGYLSLRRSCLVKAGATRRKLNISFNESESIFEYPSELALLAEFGTGEDEVLPQVREPQEEEEEEEEEALVSRREAPGSPVVRRAVRRKPLLTRAAGDVGRPPPDARLP; translated from the exons ATGGCCTCCCTCCCGAAGTGGAAGGCGCAGCTTTtggagaggaagaggagggatgaggaggagggcaggaggaaggaggaggaggaactgGCGAGGCTGGCCAGCATCCCGGCCTGGAAGAAGGAGGTGATGGAACGGCGGAGGAGGAGTCGCCTGGGCCCCCGGCCACACCCGGCCCCGCAGCCTCCGGACCAGGCCGAGGAGTCCCTCCCCGCGGGCTCCGGCGATCCTGGTACCCAGGAGGCGTCGGTGCTGTGCGAGGCCATCGCCCCCGTCAACCGCAACCCCTTCGTGAGGCAGGAGAGAAGGCGATGGGACGAGGGGGCAGGGGCGGGGCGGGGTCCCGGGGTCAGGCCTCGGCAGCTGTCGCcgccccctcctctcccctcggCCCAGGCGGGCTGGGCTGCCGCGGTAGAGCAGCCGGGCAGGAGGGTGGGCACGCACAGGCGCCCCCTGGCCCCAGAGCCCCTGACCCGGAGCGTAGAGGACCTGAGCTGTTTGGGGAGGGAGCAGGAGGAGGCGGAGggcgaggaggaggaggaggagagggagcaggagCCCCGGCGGGGGAGGGTCAGTCGACTGCTGAGCCGCTTTGGCCAGCGACGGGGTGTGACCACCCGCTCCCGCAGCACCGAGCCCCTCCCGCGGCTCCCCTCGCTCCCCTTGACCCGCGGCCCCTCCCGCGGGGGGCCACCCCCAGAGGCACGGAAGCCTgagcctccccctcccacctcctcctTGCCCCTGACGGACGGCAACCATGTGGAGGAGGGCGCTGGCTCGGTGGGAGAACGGCCGGCGGAGAGGCCCTGGGAGGACGAGCAGGGTGCAGGGCTCCCGGGGGAGGTGAGCGAAGCCCAGGAGGCCGAGCCGCCCCCCCtagccctccccctccccactgccCACCCACCCGAGCCTGAGGCCTGCGGTAGCCCCGGAGCCGGCAGCCATCTGGAGCTGCAGCCAATCAGCAGCTCTTCCCCTTCCTGTGCCGGGCCGGCCTCCGACTGCCTGCCTGCGGCAGCTGCAGCCACAGCCGCTTCCTGCCCTGCTGCAGCGGAGTGGGCAggcggaggaggaggagaggcagAAGCGGAGGGAGATGGGCCCTGGGCCCAGGAGGCCGAAGTAAGCCCGGACAGGCCCGAGTCCCCCGAGCAGCCGGCCCCCCACCAGGACTTGGCCATGAGCGGGTTGCGGGGGTCCGAGGGAGAGAAGCAGGAGGCCCGGCTAATCGCTAGGCCCGGGCTGGCGACCCAGAGCCCAGGCCGGAGCCCCAGGACGGAGCCTGGCGAAGGGCAGGGGCCCCGCGGATTGTGGGGGGGATGCCGGCCGGGCCTCACTCCGCAGAGGAAAGCGGGGCGCACCATCACCATCAACCCCCGAAAGATGGCGGCCAGCAAGGCAGCAGCGGCAACGGCGGAGAACGGCACGGAGGCACCCCCGGCCACCGCACCGTCCCCAGCAGCGCCGGCCAAGAAGAGGTACCCGACGGCCGAGGAGATCCTGGTGATCGGCGGCTACCTGAGCCTGCGAAGGTCTTGCCTGGTGAAGGCTGGGGCAACCCGGAGGAAG TTGAACATCTCTTTTAACGAGTCTGAGTCCATCTTCGAGTACCCGTCGGAGCTGGCGCTGCTGGCGGAGTTTGGCACAGGCGAGGACGAGGTGCTGCCCCAGGTCCGAGAGCctcaggaggaagaggaggaggaggaggaagaggcatTGGTCTCTCGCCGGGAGGCGCCTGGCTCGCCCGTGGTCAGAAGGGCAGTCCGCAGGAAACCGCTGCTT